The Mangifera indica cultivar Alphonso chromosome 8, CATAS_Mindica_2.1, whole genome shotgun sequence genome has a window encoding:
- the LOC123223677 gene encoding protein SPIRRIG-like isoform X3 gives MKWVSLLKDIKEKVGLAQSPSTGATTTASASSSRSSVNRENNACAVLRDYASSPARDKHELELDFKRFWEEFRSSSSEKEKEAALNLTVDAFCRLAKQHFNVAQLVTMLVETHIFSFVVGRAFVSDIEKLKISSKTRSLDVAKVLRYFSEVTKEGITPGSNLLTAVEVLVYGMQKTNDFEESLLAKKNCNDDVGQAHQLEIEGSVVHIMKALASHPSAAQSLIEDDSLQLLFQMVTDGSLTVFSCFREGHVPLHSLQLHRHAMQILGLLLVNDNGSTAKYIRKHHLIKVLLMAVKDFNPDCADSGYTVGIVDLLLECVELSYKPEAGGVRLREDIHNAHGYQFLVHFALILASMPQKQAIDSTYSKSPSSKKLVPEGSQALCDVERQDFMGEEDPSLQHLSPTLSRLLDVLVNLAQTGPTESSEGKGSKSSQSKGGGHSRSRTTPADWVGEEMWEQGNGKVKDLEAIHMLQDILLKADNREVQAEVLDRMFKIFSSHIENYKLCQQLRTVPLFILNMANFPQSLQEIILKILEYAVTVVNCVPEQELLSLCCLLQQPITSELKHTILSFFVKLLSFDQQYKKVLREVGVLEVLIDELKQHKFLLGPEQHKGNPAQLERKSSSSSFKKHFDSEDTIISSPKLLESGSGKFPIFEVEGTIAVAWDCMVSLVKKAEANQAAFRSANGVTTFLPFLVSDFHRAGVLRVLSCLIAEDVKQVHPEELGSLVEVLKGGMVTSALGHQYRLQSDAKCDTMGALWRILGVNNSAQKVFGEFTGFSLLLTMLQSFQGEGHPDESFLMVYTKEFTYLLRLMTVGVVDNSINRMKLHSIISSQTFYDLLSESGLLSVDCEKQVIQLLLELALEIVHPPFITSESGRPSDVVESESSCFLLTTPSGLCNPEKERVYNAGALKVLIRSLLFFTPKVQLEVLNLIERLARAGPFNQENLTSVGCVELLLEIIHPFLFGSSPLLSYALKIVEVLGAYRLSASELRVLIRYAIQMRVMNSGYFVVDMMERLVLMEDMVSEDISLAPFVEMDMSKIGHASIQVSLGERSWPPAAGYSFVCWFWFRNLLNSQLKEMELSKVGSSKRRSGSGGQNPERQMVRLFSVGAANNVSTFYAELLLQEDGVLTLSTSNSSSLSFSGLELEEGRWHHLAVVHSKPNALAGLFQASVAYVYFNGKLRHTGKLGYSPSPIGKPLQVTIGTPVTCANVSDLTWRLRSCYLFEEVLTSGCIYFMYILGRGYRGLFQDSDLLCFVPNQACGGGSMAILDSLDAEMTLAPNAQKIDPASKKGDSKADGSGIVWDLERLGNLSLQLSGKKLIFAFDGTCTEAIRAFGTFSMLNLVDPTSAAASPIGGIPRIGRLHGDIYICRQSLIGDTIRPVGGVTVILALVEAAETRDMLHMALSLLACALHQNPQNVRDMQTCRGYHLLSLFLHHRMSLFDMHSLEIFFEIAACEASFSEPKKLEVGHALSPSTSIPEASFSELSLSKFRDEISALGSFGDVDEFSPQNDSFSHISGLENVDMPVETSNCIVLSNPDMVEHVLLDWTLWVAAPVNIQIALLGFLEHLVSMHWYRNHNLTVLRQINLVQHLLVTLQRGDVEVPVLEKLVVLLGVILEDGFLVSELEHVVRFVIMTFDPPELKSQCQIMRESMGKHVIVRNMLLEMLIDLQVTIKPEELLEQWHKIVSSKLITYFLDEAVHPTSMRWIMTLLGVCLSSSPTFSLKFRTSGGYQGLVRVLQSFYDSPDIYYILFCLIFGKPVYPRLPEVRMLDFHALMPSDGGYVELKFVELLESVIAMAKCTFDRLSIQAMLAHQNGNFSQVGAGLVAELVEGNTDMAGELQGEALMHKTYAARLMGGEASAPAAATSVLRFMVDLAKMCSPFSAVCRRAEFLESCVELYFSCIRSAYAVKMAKALSEKTEEKNINDSDDASSSSNTFSSLPQEQEQSLKTSISIGSFPQGQASTSSEDMPADSNYIADDKVEVNVNMAHPESNKSVLENVQTVQSLDGDNFDQVSVASSSNNSNIHNIKGAMNPVPPTDCQSSASLTLIDTPILSEKSNSRVLITPSPSPVIALTSWLSSNHSESKTPLVATPSMESTVSVAGFDPSSGLKSSSHGASSAITCFSVSPNLLLEIDDSGYGGGPCSAGATAVLDFMAEVLSDFMTEQMKAAQVVESILEVVPFYIDAESVLVFQGLCLSRLINFLERRLLRDDEEDEKKLDKSRWSSNLDALCWMIVDRVYTGAFPRPAAVLKTLEFLLSMLQLANKDGQIEEASPGGKGLLSIGKGSRQLDAYVHSILKNTNRMTLYCFLPSFLANIGEDHLLSSLGVLIEPKQKSSSSFSKEDSAVDICTVLQLLVAHRRIIFCPSNLDTDLNCCLCVNLISLLHDQRQYVQNMAVELVKYLLVHRRAAFEELLVSKPNQGQHLDVLHGGFDKLLTGSLSAFLEWLQNSEQTVNKVLEQCAAIMWGQYISGSAKFPGVRMKGMEGRRKKEMGRRSKDTAKLDLRHWEQVNERRYALELVRDAMSTELRVVRQDKYGWVLHAESEWQTHLQQLVHERGMFPMNKTSATEDPEWQLCSIEGPYRMRKKLERCKLRIDSIQNVLDGHLNLVEAEFPKAKNQGGPYASDIDSESFFHHLTDSGKQEEGVVTELYCDSILKEPEDVKDVASVRNGWNDDTASSINEASLHSALEFGGKSSSVSVPISESVQEKCDIGSPRQSSSAKLVEGKSPEDKAFKELLDNGEYLIRPYLEPLEKIRFRYNCERVVGLDKKDGIFLIGELSLYVIENFYIDDSGCIFEKEFEDELSVIDLALGVKKDVSCSTDFQSKPTSSWSASAKTYVGGRAWAYSGGAWGKEKVCTSGNLPHPWRMWKLNSVHEILKRDYQLRPVAVEIFSMDGCNDLLVFHKKEREEVFKNLVAMNLPRNSMLDTTISGLTKQESSEGSRLFKIVAKSFSKRWQNGEISNFQYLMHLNTLAGRGYSDLTQYPVFPWVLQDYESDDLDLSNPKTFRKLDKPMGCQTLEGEEEFKRRHESWDDPEVPKFHYGSHYSSAGIVLFYLLRLPPFSAENRKLQGGQFDHADRLFNSVRDTWSSASGKGNTSDVKELIPEFFYMPEFLENRFNLDLGEKQSGEKVGDVILPPWARGSAREFIRKHREALECDYVSENLHHWIDLIFGYKQRGKAAEEAVNVFYHYTYEGSVDIDSVTDPTMKASILAQINHFGQTPKQLFLKPHVKRRIDRKLPLHPLKHSVHLVPHEIRKSSSSITQIVNVHEKVLVAGTNNLLKPRAYIKYVAWGFPDRSLRIMSYDQDRLLSTHENLHGGYQVQCVGVSHDGQILVTGADDGLVSVWRINKVGQRLLQHLKLEKALSAHTATVTCLHVSQPYMLIVSGSDDCTVIIWDLSSLCFVRQLPEFPAPVSAVYVNDLTGETVTAAGILLAIWSINGDCLAVINTSQLPSDSILSVTSCTLSDWLDTDWYVTGHQSGAVKVWKMIHCSEEESAHSQSKSGSNETGGLDLGGKSTEYRLVLHKVLKFHKHPVTALHIPNDLKQLLSGDSAGHLVSWTLPDDSLRISFNQG, from the exons ATAGAGGGCAGTGTTGTCCATATTATGAAAGCATTGGCAAGCCACCCTTCAGCGGCACAGAGTTTGATTGAGGATGATTCACTTCAGTTACTGTTTCAGATGGTTACTGATGGTTCTTTAACTGTATTCTCTTGTTTTAGGGAAGGTCATGTTCCATTGCACAGCCTACAGCTTCATAGACATGCAATGCAG ATACTGGGTCTTCTTTTGGTCAATGACAATGGAAGCACTGCCAAATATATACGCAAGCATCATCTG ATAAAAGTTCTGTTAATGGCTGTTAAAGATTTTAATCCTGATTGTGCTGACTCTGGCTACACTGTGGGCATTGTGGACTTGTTACTTGAATGTGTGGAATTGTCTTACAAACCTG AGGCTGGTGGTGTGAGGCTCAGGGAGGATATACATAATGCCCATGGTTATCAGTTCCTTGTTCATTTTGCACTAATTCTGGCTTCCATGCCACAAAAACAGGCAATTGATTCCACTTATTCTAAGTCTCCTTCCAGTAAAAAATTAGTTCCAGAAGGTTCTCAAGCATTGTGTGATGTAGAGAGACAGGACTTTATGGGAGAGGAGGATCCTTCACTGCAACATCTTTCGCCCACACTGTCCAGGCTGCTTGACGTCCTTGTGAATTTAGCTCAAACTGGTCCTACAGAATCTTCTGAAGGCAAAGGATCCAAGTCTTCTCAATCCAAGGGCGGTGGTCACAGCAGAAGTCGTACAACACCAGCTGACTGGGTTGGTGAAGAAATGTGGGAACAAGGAAATGGTAAAGTGAAAGACCTTGAAGCAATCCACATGTTGCAGGACATTCTTCTCAAGGCTGACAACAGAGAAGTGCAGGCTGAAGTGTTAGATagaatgtttaaaatattctcTAGTCACATTGAAAACTATAAGTTGTGCCAACAATTACGGACGGTTCCACTTTTTATCCTAAACATGGCTAATTTTCCTCAGTCTTTGCAAGAGATAATCTTGAAAATCCTGGAATATGCTGTGACTGTTGTGAATTGTGTTCCTGAGCAAGAATTGCTCTCACTTTGTTGCTTGCTTCAGCAACCAATAACATCAGAGCTAAAGCATACTATACTTTCCTTCTTTGTAAAGCTCCTATCCTTTGATCAACAGTACAAGAAAGTCCTTCGGGAGGTTGGTGTGCTGGAAGTTCTGATAGATGAACTGAAGCAACACAAGTTTCTTCTGGGTCCTGAGCAACATAAAGGTAACCCTGCTCAGTTGGAGAGAAAATCCAGCTCAAGTAGCTTCAAGAAACACTTTGACAGTGAGGATACTATTATTTCTTCACCCAAGCTTTTGGAATCTGGTTCAGGGAAGTTTCCTATTTTTGAAGTTGAGGGTACAATTGCTGTAGCATGGGATTGTATGGTCTCCTTGGTGAAGAAAGCTGAAGCTAATCAAGCAGCATTCAGATCAGCCAATGGTGTTACcacttttcttccttttttggtGTCTGATTTCCATCGTGCTGGTGTCCTTCGTGTATTGTCATGTTTGATCGCTGAAGATGTCAAACAA GTCCATCCAGAAGAATTAGGTTCGCTTGTTGAAGTTCTAAAAGGTGGAATGGTTACTAGTGCTTTAGGACATCAGTACAGGCTTCAAAGTGATGCCAAATGTGATACAATGGGAGCATTGTGGCGTATATTGGGAGTTAACAATTCAGCCCAAAAGGTGTTTGGCGAATTCACTGGGTTTTCTCTTCTGCTAACCATGCTTCAGAGTTTTCAAGGTGAAGGACATCCAGATGAATCTTTTTTAATGGTTTATACCAAGGAGTTTACATATTTATTGCGCTTGATGACAGTTGGAGTGGTTGATAATAGCATTAATAGAATGAAGTTACATTCTATCATATCATCCCAAACTTTTTATGATCTTTTATCTGAATCTGGTCTGTTATCTGTTGATTGTGAAAAGCAAGTTATACAGTTGTTGTTGGAACTTGCTCTTGAAATTGTGCATCCACCTTTCATAACATCTGAGAGTGGTAGACCATCTGATGTGGTTGAATCTGAGTCATCTTGTTTTCTGTTAACTACCCCTTCTGGTTTATGTAATCCTGAGAAGGAACGAGTGTATAATGCTGGTGCTCTTAAAGTTCTCATCCGTTCACTGTTGTTTTTTACTCCAAAGGTGCAGTTAGAAGTGCTTAACCTCATTGAGAGGCTAGCTCGTGCTGGTCCTTTCAATCAGGAAAACCTTACCTCTGTAG GTTGTGTGGAACTTCTACTAGAGATCATTCACCCGTTTCTTTTTGGTTCATCTCCTTTACTTTCTTATGCTTTGAAGATCGTGGAAGTTCTTGGGGCATATAG GTTGTCTGCATCAGAACTCCGGGTGCTTATAAGATATGCTATACAAATGAGAGTGATGAACTCAGGCTATTTTGTTGTGGATATGATGGAGAGATTAGTTCTCATGGAAGATATGGTCTCAGAAGATATTTCTCTAGCACCATTTGTAGAGATGGATATGAGCAAGATTGGGCATGCTTCTATTCAGGTGTCTCTTGGAGAAAGATCTTGGCCTCCTGCTGCTGGATATTCCTTTGTATGTTGGTTTTGGTTTCGAAATTTATTGAATTCACAGTTAAAGGAAATGGAACTGTCTAAAGTTGGGAGTTCTAAGAGGCGAAGTGGCTCTGGTGGGCAGAACCCTGAACGGCAGATGGTCCGTTTATTTTCTGTTGGTGCTGCTAATAATGTAAGCACTTTCTATGCAGAACTTCTTCTGCAGGAGGATGGTGTACTAACCCTTTCAACTAGCAATTCTTCCTCTTTGTCATTTTCTGGATTAGAATTGGAAGAAGGTAGGTGGCATCACCTTGCTGTTGTTCATAGTAAGCCAAATGCTCTAGCTGGACTTTTTCAAGCCAGTGTTGCTTATGTGTATTTCAATGGAAAGCTTAGGCACACAGGGAAATTAGGATATTCTCCATCTCCAATTGGAAAACCTTTGCAGGTAACAATTGGGACTCCGGTTACTTGTGCAAATGTTAGTGATCTTACTTGGAGACTTCGCTCTTGCTATCTTTTTGAGGAGGTTCTTACATCAggatgtatttattttatgtacatTCTGGGTAGAGGATACAGAGGGCTCTTCCAAGACTCAGATCTTCTGTGTTTTGTGCCTAACCAAGCTTGTGGTGGTGGTAGTATGGCCATCCTAGATTCCTTAGATGCTGAAATGACTTTGGCTCCTAACGCACAGAAGATTGACCCTGCCAGCAAGAAAGGGGATTCCAAGGCAGATGGTAGTGGGATTGTTTGGGATTTAGAGAGACTGGGAAACCTCTCGTTGCAGCTCTCTGGgaaaaaacttatttttgcATTTGATGGAACATGTACAGAAGCTATTCGAGCTTTTGGTACCTTTTCCATGCTTAATCTGGTTGATCCTACGTCTGCTGCCGCTTCTCCTATAGGGG GTATACCACGCATTGGACGTCTTCATGGGGATATCTACATCTGTAGGCAGAGCTTGATTGGTGATACCATTCGTCCTGTTGGTGGTGTAACTGTTATCCTTGCTCTTGTTGAAGCAGCTGAAACCAGGGATATGCTTCACATGGCCCTTTCATTGCTTGCTTGTGCACTTCATCAAAATCCTCAGAATGTAAGAGACATGCAAACATGCAGGGGCTACCATTTGCTTTCTCTCTTTCTGCATCATAGAATGTCATTATTTGATATGCACTCTCTTGAGATCTTTTTTGAGATTGCTGCATGTGAAGCCTCATTTTCAGAACCAAAGAAGCTTGAAGTTGGTCACGCTTTGTCACCTTCCACAAGTATTCCAGAAGCTAGCTTTTCAGAACTTAGTTTGTCAAAATTCCGTGATGAAATTTCGGCACTTGGGTCTTTTGGAGATGTGGATGAGTTTTCTCCACAAAATGATTCATTTAGTCATATTTCTGGGCTTGAAAATGTTGATATGCCAGTTGAAACCTCAAATTGCATTGTTTTGTCTAATCCAGATATGGTTGAGCATGTCTTGTTGGACTGGACATTGTGGGTTGCAGCCCCAGTTAACATTCAAATTGCATTGCTTGGTTTTCTTGAGCATCTTGTGTCCATGCACTGGTACAGAAATCATAACCTCACAGTTCTTCGCCAAATTAACCTTGTTCAGCACTTACTTGTGACTCTACAGCGAGGTGATGTTGAAGTTCCTGTACTGGAAAAATTGGTTGTACTGCTTGGTGTCATTTTGGAAGATGGTTTTCTGGTCTCTGAACTTGAACATGTGGTCAGATTTGTTATTATGACATTTGATCCACCTGAACTGAAATCACAGTGTCAGATAATGCGAGAGTCAATGGGGAAACATGTAATTGTAAGGAATATGCTGTTGGAAATGCTTATTGATCTTCAAGTAACCATAAAACCGGAAGAATTGCTTGAGCAGTGGCATAAGATCGTTTCATccaaattaataacatattttcttgATGAAGCTGTTCATCCTACAAGTATGAGATGGATCATGACTCTACTTGGCGTGTGCCTTTCTTCTTCCCCtacattttctctaaaatttcgCACTAGTGGAGGTTATCAAGGTTTGGTGCGGGTACTTCAAAGTTTCTATGACTCCCccgatatatattatattttattctgtcTAATATTTGGTAAACCCGTTTACCCAAGACTACCAGAAGTTCGTATGCTGGATTTTCATGCCCTGATGCCAAGTGATGGAGGATATGTGGAGTTGAAATTTGTAGAACTGCTAGAGTCTGTGATTGCTATGGCAAAATGCACTTTTGATAGGTTGAGTATTCAGGCAATGCTTGCCCACCAAAATGGAAATTTTTCCCAGGTGGGTGCAGGTCTTGTGGCTGAACTTGTGGAGGGAAATACAGATATGGCTGGAGAACTTCAAGGTGAAGCCCTGATGCATAAGACGTATGCAGCACGTTTAATGGGTGGGGAAGCATCAGCTCCTGCTGCTGCAACCTCAGTCTTGCGATTCATGGTTGACCTAGCAAAGATGTGTTCCCCATTCTCTGCTGTCTGCAGACGTGCAGAATTTCTTGAAAGCTGTGTTGAACTGTATTTTTCCTGCATCAG GTCTGCATATGCTGTGAAAATGGCAAAAGCTCTCTCAGAAAAGACAGAAGAAAAGAATATCAATGATTCTGATGATGCCAGTAGTTCTTCAAATACATTTTCTAGCTTGCCTCAGGAACAAGAACAGTCTCTGAAAACGTCCATTAGTATTGGAAGCTTCCCCCAAGGGCAGGCAAGTACAAGCTCTGAAGATATGCCTGCAGACTCCAATTATATAGCTGATGATAAAGTAGAGGTCAACGTTAACATGGCCCATCCAGAATCAAACAAATCAGTACTAGAAAATGTCCAGACTGTTCAGAGCTTGGATGGTGATAATTTTGACCAGGTTTCTGTTGCCTCAAGCTCCAATAATTCCAACATCCATAACATTAAAGGTGCTATGAATCCTGTCCCACCAACAGATTGCCAGAGTTCTGCATCTCTCACTTTGATAGATACTCCCATTTTATCTGAGAAATCTAATTCCAGAGTTCTAATTACACCATCTCCTTCTCCAGTTATTGCACTGACTTCTTGGTTAAGTTCAAACCACAGTGAATCTAAAACACCCTTAGTTGCCACTCCTTCCATGGAGTCTACTGTGTCTGTTGCCGGGTTTGATCCATCTTCAGGCTTGAAGTCTAGTTCTCACGGAGCCTCTTCTGCCATTACATGTTTTTCAGTCAGTCCAAACCTTCTCCTTGAAATAGACGATTCTGGCTATGGTGGTGGTCCTTGTTCTGCTGGAGCAACTGCTGTGTTAGATTTTATGGCTGAAGTTCTCTCTGATTTTATGACTGAGCAAATGAAAGCAGCTCAGGTTGTAGAGAGCATTTTAGAGGTGGTTCCTTTTTACATTGATGCTGAATCGGTGTTAGTTTTTCAGGGTTTGTGCCTCAGTAGATTGATCAACTTTCTTGAAAGGCGTCTGTTGcgtgatgatgaagaagatgagaaaAAGCTAGATAAGAGCCGTTGGTCTTCAAACTTAGATGCTTTGTGCTGGATGATAGTGGATCGTGTATATACAGGTGCTTTTCCTCGGCCAGCTGCTGTTCTAAAAACATTAGAGTTCTTGCTATCGATGTTACAGTTGGCAAATAAGGATGGCCAGATTGAAGAAGCATCTCCTGGTGGAAAGGGTCTTTTATCTATCGGAAAAGGAAGCAGGCAACTTGATGCTTATGTACATTCAATTTTAAAGAACACAAATCGAATGACATTGTATTGCTTCCTTCCATCATTCTTGGCCAACATTGGAGAAGATCATCTCCTCTCAAGCTTAGGTGTGCTTATTGAACCTAAGCAGAAATCTTCCTCAAGCTTTTCAAAAGAAGATTCAGCAGTTGATATCTGTACAGTTTTACAGTTATTAGTTGCTCACAGAAGAATTATATTCTGTCCCAGCAATCTTGATACTGATCTAAATTGCTGTCTTTGTGTGAATTTAATATCACTTCTCCATGATCAAAGGCAATATGTGCAAAACATGGCAGTTGAATTAGTGAAGTATTTGCTGGTCCATCGCAGGGCTGCATTTGAAGAATTGCTTGTCTCAAAACCAAATCAAGGACAGCACCTGGATGTACTACATGGTGGTTTTGACAAATTATTGACTGGAAGTTTATCTGCTTTCCTTGAGTGGCTTCAGAACTCTGAGCAGACTGTCAATAAAGTGTTGGAACAGTGTGCTGCCATTATGTGGGGACAGTATATATCTGGATCAGCAAAGTTTCCTGGAGTAAGGATGAAAGGCATGGAGGGCCGCCGCAAGAAGGAAATGGGGAGAAGATCAAAGGATACTGCAAAACTAGATTTGAGGCACTGGGAGCAGGTAAATGAACGGAGATATGCGCTGGAGTTGGTCCGTGATGCAATGTCTACTGAGCTGAGAGTTGTTCGTCAAGATAAGTATGGATGGGTTCTCCATGCTGAAAGTGAGTGGCAAACACATCTCCAGCAACTTGTACATGAGCGGGGAATGTTTCCTATGAATAAAACCTCCGCAACTGAAGATCCTGAGTGGCAGCTTTGTTCCATTGAAGGTCCATACAGGATGCGTAAAAAGCTTGAACGCTGCAAATTGAGAATTGATAGCATCCAAAATGTCCTTGATGGacatttgaatttagttgaAGCAGAGTTTCCCAAGGCAAAAAATCAAGGTGGTCCTTATGCATCAGATATTGATTCTGAATCATTCTTCCATCATTTAACTGACAGTGGAAAGCAGGAAGAAGGTGTTGTCACTGAGCTGTATTGTGACTCAATTTTGAAAGAACCAGAAGATGTGAAAGATGTAGCTTCTGTTAGGAATGGCTGGAATGATGACACAGCTAGTAGTATAAATGAAGCAAGTCTTCACTCAGCACTTGAGTTTGGCGGCAAATCAAGTTCAGTTTCTGTTCCAATATCAGAGAGTGTACAAGAAAAATGTGACATAGGATCTCCAAGGCAATCTTCATCTGCCAAACTGGTTGAAGGAAAGAGTCCAGAGGATAAAGCATTTAAGGAGCTTCTTGATAATGGTGAATATTTAATCAGACCTTATCTGGAACCTCTTGAGAAGATAAGATTCAGATATAACTGTGAAAGGGTTGTAGGTCTTGATAAAAAGGATGGTATATTTCTGATAGGGGAGCTTTCTTTGTATGTGATTgagaatttttatattgatgacTCTGGGTGCATTTTTGAAAAGGAATTCGAAGATGAACTTTCTGTTATTGATCTGGCCTTGGGTGTAAAAAAAGATGTTTCTTGCAGTACAGATTTCCAGTCCAAGCCAACTTCATCTTGGAGCGCATCAGCAAAGACATATGTTGGGGGAAGGGCATGGGCCTATAGTGGCGGTGCTTGGGGAAAGGAGAAGGTGTGCACCAGTGGTAATTTACCTCATCCTTGGCGTATGTGGAAACTTAATAGTGTTCATGAGATTTTAAAGCGTGATTACCAGCTACGACCTGTTGCCGTTGAAATATTTAGCATGGATGGATGTAATGATCTTCTGGTGTTCcacaaaaaagagagagaagaagtgTTTAAGAATCTTGTTGCCATGAATCTCCCAAGAAACAGCAT GCTGGACACAACCATTTCAGGTTTGACTAAACAGGAAAGCAGTGAGGGCAGTCGTCTTTTTAAAATAGTGGCTAAATCTTTCTCAAAAAGGTGGCAAAATGGAGAGATCAGCAATTTCCAGTACCTCATGCATCTCAATACCTTAGCAGGACGTGGCTACAGTGACCTGACACAGTATCCAGTCTTTCCTTGGGTTCTTCAAGATTATGAGAGTGATGATCTTGACTTGTCAAATCCAAAAACCTTTCGTAAGCTTGACAAACCAATGGGTTGTCAAACACTAGAGGGAGAAGAGGAGTTTAAGAGAAG ACATGAGAGCTGGGATGATCCTGAAGTCCCCAAATTTCATTATGGTTCACATTATTCTAGTGCTGGAATTGTTCTCTTTTATCTTCTTCGTCTACCACCATTCAGTGCAGAGAATCGGAAGCTACAGGGTGGTCAGTTTGATCATGCTGATCGACTTTTTAATAGTGTTAGAGATACTTGGTCAAGTGCATCTGGAAAGGGTAACACATCTGATGTGAAGGAATTGATTCCAGAATTCTTCTACATGCCTGAGTTTTTGGAAAATAGGTTCAATCTCGACTTGGGAGAGAAGCAATCAGGGGAGAAG GTTGGTGATGTCATCTTACCTCCTTGGGCCAGAGGCAGTGCAAGAGAGTTCATAAGGAAGCATAGGGAAGCACTGGAATGTGATTATGTTTCAGAAAATCTTCATCATTGGATAGATCTCATCTTTGGTTATAAACAGAGAGGGAAG GCAGCTGAAGAAGCTGTGAATGTTTTCTATCATTACACATACGAGGGAAGTGTGGATATAGATTCAGTTACAGATCCCACAATGAAAGCATCTATACTAGCACAAATTAACCATTTTGGGCAAACTCCCAAGCAACTATTCCTCAAGCCTCATGTGAAAAGGCGGATTGACAGAAAGCTTCCTCTTCATCCTCTCAAGCATTCTGTCCACCTTGTTCCACATGAAATACGCAAGAGTTCATCTTCCATTACTCAGATAGTTAATGTCCACGAGAAAGTTCTTGTGGCAGGGACAAACAATTTGCTGAAGCCTAGagcatatatcaaatatgtagcATGGGGTTTTCCAGACCGTAGCTTGAGAATTATGAGCTATGATCAAGACAGACTCCTCTCCACTCATGAGAATCTTCACGGGGGCTACCAGGTTCAGTGTGTTGGTGTCAGCCATGATGGTCAAATTTTGGTCACTGGTGCTGATGATGGGTTAGTTTCTGTTTGGAGAATCAATAAGGTTGGGCAGCGTTTGTTACAACACTTGAAATTGGAGAAGGCACTTTCTGCCCATACGGCTACAGTTACATGCCTTCATGTTAGCCAGCCCTACATGCTTATTGTGAGTGGGTCTGATGACTGCACTGTTATTATATGGGACCTTAGCTCTTTGTGTTTTGTTAGGCAACTCCCTGAGTTCCCTGCACCAGTTTCAGCAGTTTATGTGAATGACTTGACTGGGGAAACAGTGACAGCTGCTGGAATTTTGCTTGCTATTTGGAGCATCAATGGGGACTGCCTTGCCGTGATTAACACATCCCAACTGCCCTCTGATTCCATTCTCTCAGTGACAAGCTGTACGCTTTCTGATTGGCTGGACACAGATTGGTATGTGACAGGTCACCAGAGTGGAGCTGTTAAAGTATGGAAAATGATCCACTGCTCCGAGGAAGAGAGTGCCCATTCTCAAAGCAAGTCAGGTAGCAATGAGACAGGGGGTTTAGATTTGGGTGGTAAGTCAACAGAGTACAGGTTGGTCCTCCACAAGGTACTGAAGTTTCATAAGCATCCAGTCACTGCCCTTCACATCCCGAATGACCTTAAACAGTTACTGAGCGGTGATTCTGCTGGGCATTTGGTATCTTGGACACTACCAGATGATAGCTTAAGAATTTCATTTAATCAGGggtga